The Hymenobacter sp. DG01 sequence CGCACGACGATAACATCCGATTTCGCCTGCGCGAATGCTTGCGAGCTGCTCAACATCAGCAGGCAGCCTACTACGTAGAATAGTTTTTTCATAAGCTCCGAAGATACGGGCCGGCAAGAATTTACCCAGTGGCCGACGTCACTACCCTAGTTTGTACTACCCTTAGCACTCCCTACCTGCATGAGCCAATCAGCTGTTAGCAGTCTTCAGCTCTGCTTATTTACTACTCCTATCAGCCAGAAGCTCCGAGAAATTACCCCAGCTCAGCAGCTACGGCAGACCCACTGCGCCTACAACTACCTGCAGTGTCACTACTAGATGGCACGGGCCCCGAGTTGAGCCGCAGCCTTGGCGTGGCCCTCTCCAGCCGCCCGGGCATCTACTTTCCATACCCGGCAACTTCCTGATAAACAGGTTACCTAAATCCCTACGCCGCTCCTGGCAGCCAGGCCTCAGGTGTACATCTACCAGCCCCACGCGGCCCGCTCTGCTAACTACAGCACCACTGCCCGCTGGCAGAAAGCCCGCGCCACGTAACCGCCAGGATGGGCTAGCCCTTTTCCAGCGTGACCAGATTGCCCGGGCCGTACTTGTCCCCCAGAGGACAGGCATTTCTATTGGCAGAAGCATTGGCAACAAACAAAAAACCCGCTTTACGGTAGCGTAAAGCGGGTTTTGGGTGGGCCCAACTGGAATCGAACCAGTGACCTACTGATTATGAGTCAGTTGCTCTAACCGATTGAGCTATAGGCCCCTGCCTTCTCCAACCGCAGACAGTTGGTTTCAGCTGCGCAAACTTCGACTTTTGTCGGCAGATTTGCAACGCCTACCCCCTGACTTCCCGCAAACCGTTTACGGCCACCCCAGTCTATTATGCCAACCAAACTACCCAACCTGCTCTTCGATTTTGGGGGCGTCATCATCAATATTGATTATAACCTGACCCGGGAGGCCATGCGCCGGCACGGCAGCAGCATTGAGTTCACCCAGGCAGCCCAGGCCGAGCTGTTCGACCTGATGGAAACCGGCCGCCTCACGCCCGAGGAGTTCCGCAAGGGCCTGCGGGAGCATTACCAGCTGACTGCCACCGACGCCGAGCTGGACGCGGCCTGGAATGCCATGCTGCTGGATGTACCCGCCGAGCGGCTGGCCCTGATTGCCGAGTTGCGGGCCCAGGGCCACCAAACGGCCCTACTTTCCAACACCAACCAGATTCATATTGAGGAAATCAACCGGCGCTTGCGGAAGCAGTACGGCTTCGGGCACGGCATAGCCGACTGCCTGGACCGGGTGTTCTATTCCCAGGAGGTAGGTTGGCGCAAGCCCGGCGAGGAAATTTTCCGGCATGCCCTGGAGCAGATGAACTGGAAGGCTGAGGAAACGTTATTCATTGAAGACAGCCCCCAGCACATTGAAACGGCCCGCCGGCTGGGGCTGCGCACCTTATTCCTGACCCCGCCGCTCACGCTGCAAGACGCTTTGCCCGCCGCTCTCCGTGCCTTTCCCCGAGAATACTCCGCCCCTGTCTGATATCACGCCAGCGCCCCACCACTTCCCCAACCCGGGCCCCGTGCCCCCGGCGGAGGATGACGATGTAGAGGCCGCCTTCACGCGCTACGAGCGCCCCGCCCTACCCCGCTGGGCCCGCTACAGCCTGCACCTGCTGCTGCTACTGCTCACGCTGGTAACCACCACCTTCGAGGGCCTGGTGCTGGTGGCCGGTGCACTGGGGCAGGCCTACGCCCCCTATGAGCTGCTGGCCGGCCCCTGGCAGAACCTTTGGCCGGCCGTGCAGCCGGGCTTGTGGTATGCCGTGCCCTTTCTGGGTGTGCTGCTCGTGCATGAGTTCGGCCACTACTTCACGGCCCGCTACTACCGCATCCGGGCAACCCTGCCTTACTTCATTCCTCTGCCTATGGGGTTTGGTACGTTCGGGGCCGTTATCCGCATCAAGGACCGGATTTTTTCCCGGCGCGAGTTTTTCGATGTGGGCCTGGCCGGGCCTCTGGCAGGGTTTATAGTAGCGGTAGGAGTGCTGGCCTATGGCCTCACGCATTTGCCCCCGCTGGACTACCTCTACAACATTCACCCGGAGTACCGCTTCTACGGCTCCCGCTACGCCCAGTACGTGTACCAGGCGGGTCAGGGCGCGGGTACGGTGCTGGCTCAGCCCCTGTTGTTCCGGGCCATGGCCGCCACCCTAGCCGACCCGGCCCTGCTGCCCCACCCCAACGAGCTGGTGCACTACCCCCTACTGGTGGCCGGAATCCTCTCGCTATTCTTCACGGCCCTCAACCTGCTGCCGATTGGTCAGCTGGATGGCGGCCACATTGTGTACGGCCTGCTGGGGCCGCGGCGGGCGGCCAGGGTATCGGTGGTGTTGTTTGTGGGCTTTATTTTTTACGCGGGCCTGGGCTTGTTTTCGTTGGCCTCTGATGAAACTACCTGGCTGTACTGGGCCGGGCCTTACGCGGTGTATCTGTTTCTGGTATTCCGGCGGGTGGTGCCAACGGTGCGCCGGGCCTTGCTGCTGGGCGGGGCCGTCTGGCTGGCGCAGGTGGCGCTGGCCTCGGCTTTTCCCGGGCTGGAAGGCAACCCCGGCTGGCTGGTGTTCGGGCTGGTGCTGGCTCGCCTGACTGGCATTTTTCACCCGCCGGCCCCCGATGAGCGGCCGCTTTCCGCGGGCCGCAAGGTGCTGGGCTGGCTGATGCTGGTTATTTTTGTGCTCTGCTTTACGCCCTTTCCGCTTACATTCCGCTAAAGCCTTATCGGCCGGCAGCAGGGCCTGCTGCCCCGATTTTTTGAATGACAGTTCCGCAATTTTCTCAATACCAGTTCCTTCGGGGTTCTACTCAGCTACTGCTGCGCCAACACGGCCTGCACGTAAGCCAGCGCGGCTGGCGGGGGGCAACCTGGCTGGAAACCGAAATTCCCTACGAAGAGCTCTTGCCCGTGGAGCTGGAATATGCCAGCCCTTCTCCGCTCCATATTGAGCCTTTCCTGATAGTAGCGTGGCTAATTGCCCAGGCAGCACTTCACCTAACCCATAATCAGAAGGAC is a genomic window containing:
- a CDS encoding HAD family phosphatase, whose product is MPTKLPNLLFDFGGVIINIDYNLTREAMRRHGSSIEFTQAAQAELFDLMETGRLTPEEFRKGLREHYQLTATDAELDAAWNAMLLDVPAERLALIAELRAQGHQTALLSNTNQIHIEEINRRLRKQYGFGHGIADCLDRVFYSQEVGWRKPGEEIFRHALEQMNWKAEETLFIEDSPQHIETARRLGLRTLFLTPPLTLQDALPAALRAFPREYSAPV
- a CDS encoding site-2 protease family protein, yielding MPFPENTPPLSDITPAPHHFPNPGPVPPAEDDDVEAAFTRYERPALPRWARYSLHLLLLLLTLVTTTFEGLVLVAGALGQAYAPYELLAGPWQNLWPAVQPGLWYAVPFLGVLLVHEFGHYFTARYYRIRATLPYFIPLPMGFGTFGAVIRIKDRIFSRREFFDVGLAGPLAGFIVAVGVLAYGLTHLPPLDYLYNIHPEYRFYGSRYAQYVYQAGQGAGTVLAQPLLFRAMAATLADPALLPHPNELVHYPLLVAGILSLFFTALNLLPIGQLDGGHIVYGLLGPRRAARVSVVLFVGFIFYAGLGLFSLASDETTWLYWAGPYAVYLFLVFRRVVPTVRRALLLGGAVWLAQVALASAFPGLEGNPGWLVFGLVLARLTGIFHPPAPDERPLSAGRKVLGWLMLVIFVLCFTPFPLTFR